CCGGCGCGACATTTTTGTGTAAGCATTGTAGGGCATCGCCGGATAAAGATGCGAACCGGTGCGGCCACGCCCCTTGCGAAGCGCGTTGTCGAAGGCGTCGGCCGTCCATACGCCGATGCCGGTTTCGGGATCCGGTGTGATATTCGGAGCAACGATGTTGCCGAACGGTGTTTCGATCGGTCGTCCACCGGCGAACGGTTTCTTGCTCTCGGGCACCGTGTGACAACTGGCGCAATCCGAGGCGACAGCAAGATAACGGCCGCGCTCGATCTGCGAGAACTCCTGTGGATCGTTGGCTAGGGAGCGGCCGCTCCCCGCGACGACGAGAACGGTAAGCGAAGCGCCGAGCAAGCGGGCGGCGCGCCTGAATGATCGCGATTCAGACATGGATCAGCGGCCCGGTGTTTTTAAGATATCGATTGCGGATTGCCGATGCTGCCCAGAAGGCGAGGGCGGCAACGGTGCCCGTCGGATTGTATCCAGCGTTTTGGGGAAACGCGCTCGCGCCCAGCACGAACAGATTTGAGACGTCCCAGTGCTGCAGGTACTTGTTCACGGCGCTCGTCGTTGGATCCGTGCCCATGATCGCCCCGCCGTTCAGGTGAGTCGTCTGATACGTCGTCATGTCGTAAGGGGCAGTGCGATACGAAGGCGCGACGGCCTTCGCTCCCATCGCCTTGATGATCTCGGCGAACTTGTCGGTCAGAAACTTGTTTTGCTTCACCTCGTTGTCGTGCAAATCGATCGTCATGCGCATCAAGGGGCGGTCGAAGCGATCCTTGTAGGTTGGGTCAAGATCGAGATAGACGTCCCGGTACGCGTAGAAACTGCCATGCACCCCGGTGCCAGGCTTCACGGTGCTCAAGTAATTCTCCTTTACGGCCTTCTTCCACGCCGCGCCCCATTTCGGCGTGCCGGGCGGCACGAGCGTGGACTCGATCGGACGCGCGCCCGTCTGGACGTGACCCACATAGCCGCCGCCGACGAAACCATGGGGACCGTGATCGAAATTGTCGCCGTTAAACTCATCGACGCACATGCCGATCGAGCCCGAAGCGACGAATGGATTGAAGTTGTACTTGGTGTGATCGAAGAAGCCGTTCACGCTCGATATCGTTTGATGCGTGAAGTTGCGGCCTATGACGCCAGTATTTTTCTCCGGGTCGTACGGCTGACCGATCCCCGAATGCAGCAGTAGCTGCACATTGAAAAGCGAATAGGCGGAGAGAATGACGAGATCGGCGGGCTGTTCCCATTCCTCGCCACTCGTATCGACGAAGGTTACGCCGGTAGCGTGCTTGCCGGAGCGATCGGTGTTAATGCGAACGACTTCGGAATTGTCGCGCGCGGTGAAGTTGGATTTGCGCACAAGCGCAGGGAGAAGCGTGGTCTGAGGGCTTGCCTTCGAATAATTGGCGCAGCCGAACCACTCACAATGACCGCAATAGGTGCAAGGGCCCATCTGGAGGCCGAGTGTATTCGTATAAGCCTGCGAAAGATTACCCGACGGTTGCGGGAATGGCTTGTAGCCGAGCTCACGCGCAGCTTTCGCAAAGAGCTGGTAACCCCAAGGCTGTTTTTGGGCGGGCGTCGGATAGGGGCGGGAGCGCGGCCCTTCAAACGGGTTGCCGCCTTCCTGGATTTGCCCTTTTAAATTTCCGGCGGTGCCCGACGTGCCGCAGAGATATTCGAACGCGTCGTAGTGCGTCTCGAGTTCGTCGTAGGTGACACCCCAATCCTGGATCGTCATGTCCTCAGGCAAAAAAGACGCCCCATAACGCTGGGTGAGGTGCGTCTTGAGCACGAAATCAGACGGCAGAAATCGCCACGTCTCTGCGTTCCAATGCACACCGCCGCCGCCCACGCCGTTCGGCGGCATGAAGGCGCCCCAGCTTCGAATGGGAAGCGCCGTTTGCCCGATCTTGTTGCGGAAGCTGAAGGTCAATTGATCCGGCCGCAGGAAAAGTTCGTGGCGAACTCGGTAGCGCAACTCGTCCTGCATGTAGGTCGGCGGAAAGTCAGTCGGCGCGTCGCGCCAGGGACCGCGTTCGATCGCGACGACGTCGAGACCTTCATCGGTCAATTCGTGCGCCATGATCGAGCCGGTCCAGCCCAATCCGATAATGACGACATCTTTTTTCGGGAGGCGTTTTGTCATGGCTATCGGGTCCGTGGCGTCCACTCGGCGCGGCCTGCGATGCTCACTGGCAGCAAGGGGAAGCGCTCGTTCGGTCGGTCGACCCAGTCGAGGTAATTGTAGCGAGCGCCGGGGTAACCGATCATCTTCCAGGCAACCATGTCGCGGTTGCCGCCATAGATCGGATCGGCAAAGAAGCCCATCTGCACGTCCTTGACTGCCTGCTCCATGAACGCTTTGCCGTCAGCGCCCACTAGCGTGAGCGACCCGCTCTCGAGGCCTTTGAGGATATCGTCCTTGTCGGCATCCGGGAGATCGGCGAAGACTTTGCCGCCAAACTTCAAACTGACGGCATGATCGAGTGCGCCGAGCCAACTGCGATATTGCTCGGCGGGGCCGTCTTTCGATTGCGCGCCCTGGTTTTTTGCGCCGGGTTGAAACGGTGGGCGGACGTAGAGGCCGTCCTGCTTTCCGTAGGGGCCCGCGAGCTGTCGGTCGATGAATACGGCGCAACCGGAATCCTTGCCTCCAGGCGTGTCAGGATCGGGCGGTATGATCCGATCGGCGACCGCCTCCATCGCCCTGGCTTCGGCGCCGGTGAAGAACTGCCAGGGGCCGGGGCGCGCCGCCGTCGGCGGAGCGCCGGCATTCGGCTCCCAGGGCAGTCGATCCAGGATCTGGGTCGCGCCCGCACGCGACATTCCGAGAAGTAGACACGCGGTACCGGTCAGAAGCTCACGGCGGCGGAGCGCGGAGCCTTGGCTTGTCGCCTGGCCCATGCCTTGGTCCTCCACATCAATCGATTGCAGAACGCGACAATCTTCTGTCTTGCGGTCGTACAATCAATGCTCAGTGCTACGCCCCGCCCGCAGCATTCAAGGTACGCATCGAAGAGTCAAATAACGGCGCGGACTGAAAATGATCGCCGAATTGAACCACTTTGGAGTCTCAGCGTTATCCCAAATCCGCCTGCTGTAATTTCAACCGGATGCTGGTCCAAAGATATAGCGACGCGACGCTGCGATAGGGGCGCCATAGCAGGGCACGCTCCTTCACCTGGTTTGGCGTGGCTATGCTCCTCATTCGTGCGATTAGCTGCACGCCCCGGCGGATGCCAAGGTCGCTCGCCGGCATGACGTCCTCCCGTCCCAGATTGAAGATCAGAAAGACGTTCACCGTCCACGGGCCAACGCCGGGAATGCTTGTCAGAGCGGCGACTACCTCATCGTCCGGCAAGGTTGGGAGCGCCTTCGCTCGCTTGCGGTTTGCAAGGAACCATGCCGCGAGATTTGCGATCGCGCGTGCTTTCGATTTGGCGAGCCCGGCAGCGGCGATTGAAGCCTCACTCATCGCTCCGATCTTGCCCGGGCTAAAAGGCTTTCCGACCTCCGCTTTGAGGCGCGCGTAGATCGAGGCCGCCGCTTTGGCGGAGACGCTCTGGTAGACGACCGCGCGCACTAGCGCTTCGAAGGGCGGTGTGGGCGAGGGGGCAACGTGCCGCGGTCCACTGCGCTCAATGATGACTTTGATTAGGCGTCCCAAGGCCGGATCGGCTTTGGCGAGCGCCCGTTCAATACGAGGGAGAGTTTTGGGGGCGGGCATCAGTGGCAACGGTTGGTTGAGAGTCTCCAATGTTAATCGAGACTGCGCAACAAATTCCTTGCCCCGTGGACTCGGTGCATGTCATGGAAATGATAACCAGCGGTCATGGGAGTGGCGCCGCGGCATGGAATGCCGTGATGCCGGGCGCTGAAGAGTCCTGTTGGTCGTAGCGTCACATCCATGTCATGACTGGCGTCGTCGTTGTATGCGTGACGATTTTCTTAAACCACGCGACAAGCCGCTTATCAACGATGTAGGGGAGCTTGCGTGGGTTGGGAGTGGCGCGGGTGTCAAGCACGCCGTCTATGTAGAAAAATAGAAGTCTCATAGGCCACTCTTCACGCGAAAACGAGGGATGCACCTTCGAATCCGCTGCGGCGGCAGCTAAGACGCCATTCAACCGCGGGCACGGCATGAAAGGCGCCATTAGAGGCAGCTCGGCGGCGGGCTTAGCGCTGCTAGGGCTGCCCCGTGCCTCCGGCGGCTCCATTGGTTTGCTGCCGTGCCGCGTTGTTCACGACAATGCCGAGACCTTCCAAAGCCGTGTTACCAGTTGCCGGCAGAACGCCTCATCACGCAAATCGCCGGGGATTGCGGCTCCTGCCCGACCCTCGACTTTGATAAAGGCGTGACCCGCAGGAGAAGTTTCAACGCGCCAAGCGTGATTTACGACAGCGAAGCGATTAGGCTTGGCCGAACGATACCTTTCCTGACCCTCCGCGAGCCCAAGTCAGGGATAGTGCCGAGGAACCTTCCGTTTTGCCGACATCGCGAAGGGCGACAACTGACATGATATTCCGCGCGCTAGCCCTTGTTGCCGTTGCTTCACTGTGCGGCTGCCGCGAGGGCGTTCTCGATCCCAAAGGACCTATTTCCGAAGCCGAACGCCAGATTTTGTTCAACTCGCTTGGCATCATGCTGGCGATCGTTATCCCGACGATCCTCGCGACGCTCGGCGTGGCCTACTGGTTTCGTTCGTCCAACGAGCGGGCACGCCAGCAGCGAGACGCGGGCGTCCTCGGGCACCGGTATGCTCGTGCCGTTCACGTTCAAAGCCATTGCAATCTCCAGAGAAGCTGCCGGATGGACATGCGCCGACCGGAGGGCGTCTGCCAACCGTGCTTTTGCCGGACGTTAAAGCCCGTCGCTAAGCGCGGTTCCCTCTGCTTCGCCTAAACATGGGCTATCCTTACCGACCGCCCTCGAGGCCGGGAACAACTCGGAATTCGCAGGAAACATTTAAGAAACGAGCTCAGCTGCGGGGAAGCAGCTATCTGCGGCCACCTGAGATGGCCTGAAAGACGAGTGCGATGCGTTCGCCACGCATGCTTGATCTGACTCGGCCTGACCGTTCGAGCGCTGCCAGACCATGAAGGGTGGCCCAAAACGCCTCTGTCACGTCGGCCACATTGGCGCAAAAAGCAAAAAGGTGGTACGACGTCCGCCAGTGCTTCGAAGGCAGAGCGTAGCTCCTGTCTCGTTCTGGCTTCGGCGAACCGTGAGTTTACCGGCAAGACGAACATGGCCTCGTAGACCGAAGGATGACGTAGTGCTGAAGGCGACGTAGGCCATCGCTACGTTTTTGAGGGCGTCTCGTCGTCCTGACGACCCGCTTGCCGCTGTACGAAGAACCACCGTGAACTCCCGGAAGCCCTCGCGGGCGACGGCTCCCACGATCGCATCTGTGTCCTTCTTGGTTTAAGCGGCTTTTGAAGCGCGTACCCTTCCACCGAGCCAAGAGATCGCGGTCGCTCCCGACGAGCCCGCCCTGGGATAACGAACCAGCCCGCACGCCTTGGCGTCCAGGCTGTTGGTCGTGCCTAGTGGAGGTCGTCACTTCTCACGTCCGTGCTGCGGTTTAGTAGATTTCGCGTCAACAGGAGAAGCTGTGTCGTCCTTGCTTAGTTTGGCATTTCCAATTTTCTTGCCGGACATATTGCCAGGATTGAAATGAAACTTGCCCGGCGGCATTTCGCCTGGTCGTGTCGTCTTCGGGTCTTTGTTGTTGCTCATCTGAAGATCCTTTGAAAGTAGGGGCTTACGGTGGCAGAGAACGTCGCCAAGCTGGCACTTCGCGCCAGACGGCGCCGAGCGGCGTACGATCAAATAAAAAGACCCCGCCGGTTAAGACAGGGCCTCTCTCCGAGCAGGCGGGGGCTGGGGGGCTGAGTGCCCGCTCGTGTCTAGTCAAGTCGTCAGTCTCGGCGGTGTTCCCTGCCAGTGTAGAATCCGTTGGGCCGACAGAAACCACCGTTTCCGGAGATAGCCGCTCGACACTGCTGGTAGGTCCGGAAGTAACAGTTCGACCCGTTCCTGCCGGCGTAGTCCGCGCACCATTTGTAGGAATCGGCGTGGGCAGCGGTGGCCATGAGGATGAAACCGAAGGTTAGAGCGATTTTCTTCATCTGGTTGTCCTTTCGAAGAAACAGTCACCTCTGAGTGAGTTAGTTGCGTGCGCCCGCGTCTGATGGGGCTGCGGTCTGGCCTGACGAGCTCGATTGCGCTGTGGTTCGAACCGACGCTTGGATGAGGATACGCTATCTTGAGGACTTGCATCACGTCAGATAGGCACGACGCGCTGCTCAATTCACCGCGGGGCGTTTGAATTTGATTAGCTATCGATGGTGTAAAGCGACGCTATGCCGAGCCAAGAGAGCCGACCGCAACCAACTACGGCGACCACTAAGGTTTGCTTGCGTCGCTGAATAGTTGCGCTGTTTGTAAAGCCCAAGTAGGCCGTATGACCCGTTCTTTGATGCCCAAAGCAAGACTAAATGCAGTCCCACCGTGCGCTAAGCGACTCAATTCACTCAATTAGTCGGTCTGCTGACGCATCTGACATAGACGCCTCATGCCCCAGTAATACGTTCTCAAGAACTGGGAGTTTGGTCATGTCGCTGCGTCCAGAGTGCTGTGATGTCCCGATGTGGATGGTCAAAG
The Rhodoplanes sp. Z2-YC6860 genome window above contains:
- a CDS encoding GMC family oxidoreductase translates to MTKRLPKKDVVIIGLGWTGSIMAHELTDEGLDVVAIERGPWRDAPTDFPPTYMQDELRYRVRHELFLRPDQLTFSFRNKIGQTALPIRSWGAFMPPNGVGGGGVHWNAETWRFLPSDFVLKTHLTQRYGASFLPEDMTIQDWGVTYDELETHYDAFEYLCGTSGTAGNLKGQIQEGGNPFEGPRSRPYPTPAQKQPWGYQLFAKAARELGYKPFPQPSGNLSQAYTNTLGLQMGPCTYCGHCEWFGCANYSKASPQTTLLPALVRKSNFTARDNSEVVRINTDRSGKHATGVTFVDTSGEEWEQPADLVILSAYSLFNVQLLLHSGIGQPYDPEKNTGVIGRNFTHQTISSVNGFFDHTKYNFNPFVASGSIGMCVDEFNGDNFDHGPHGFVGGGYVGHVQTGARPIESTLVPPGTPKWGAAWKKAVKENYLSTVKPGTGVHGSFYAYRDVYLDLDPTYKDRFDRPLMRMTIDLHDNEVKQNKFLTDKFAEIIKAMGAKAVAPSYRTAPYDMTTYQTTHLNGGAIMGTDPTTSAVNKYLQHWDVSNLFVLGASAFPQNAGYNPTGTVAALAFWAASAIRNRYLKNTGPLIHV
- a CDS encoding gluconate 2-dehydrogenase subunit 3 family protein, which produces MYDRKTEDCRVLQSIDVEDQGMGQATSQGSALRRRELLTGTACLLLGMSRAGATQILDRLPWEPNAGAPPTAARPGPWQFFTGAEARAMEAVADRIIPPDPDTPGGKDSGCAVFIDRQLAGPYGKQDGLYVRPPFQPGAKNQGAQSKDGPAEQYRSWLGALDHAVSLKFGGKVFADLPDADKDDILKGLESGSLTLVGADGKAFMEQAVKDVQMGFFADPIYGGNRDMVAWKMIGYPGARYNYLDWVDRPNERFPLLPVSIAGRAEWTPRTR
- a CDS encoding DNA-3-methyladenine glycosylase family protein: METLNQPLPLMPAPKTLPRIERALAKADPALGRLIKVIIERSGPRHVAPSPTPPFEALVRAVVYQSVSAKAAASIYARLKAEVGKPFSPGKIGAMSEASIAAAGLAKSKARAIANLAAWFLANRKRAKALPTLPDDEVVAALTSIPGVGPWTVNVFLIFNLGREDVMPASDLGIRRGVQLIARMRSIATPNQVKERALLWRPYRSVASLYLWTSIRLKLQQADLG
- a CDS encoding DUF3551 domain-containing protein, with translation MKKIALTFGFILMATAAHADSYKWCADYAGRNGSNCYFRTYQQCRAAISGNGGFCRPNGFYTGREHRRD